One genomic segment of Drosophila melanogaster chromosome 3R includes these proteins:
- the jar gene encoding jaguar, isoform G → MLEDTQLVWVRDAAEGYIQGRITEIGAKEFEVTPTDRKYPKRTCHFDDIHSSCDGPQDHDDNCELMLLNEATFLDNLKTRYYKDKIYTYVANILIAVNPYREIKELYAPDTIKKYNGRSLGELPPHVFAIADKAIRDMRVYKLSQSIIVSGESGAGKTESTKYLLKYLCYSHDSAGPIETKILDANPVLEAFGNAKTTRNNNSSRFGKFIEVHYDAKCQVVGGYISHYLLEKSRICTQSAEERNYHVFYMLLAGAPQQLRDKLSLGKPDDYRYLSGCTQYFANAKTEQLIPGSQKSKNHQQKGPLKDPIIDDYQHFHNLDKALGRLGLSDTEKLGIYSLVAAVLHLGNIAFEEIPDDVRGGCQVSEASEQSLTITSGLLGVDQTELRTALVSRVMQSKGGGFKGTVIMVPLKIYEASNARDALAKAIYSRLFDRIVGLINQSIPFQASNFYIGVLDIAGFEYFTVNSFEQFCINYCNEKLQKFFNDNILKNEQELYKREGLNVPEITFTDNQDIIELIEAKSNGIFTLLDEESKLPKPSYSHFTAEVHKSWANHYRLGLPRSSRLKAHRTLRDEEGFLVRHFAGAVCYNTEQFIEKNNDALHASLEGLVQECDNPLLQTLFPSGSSTSVRGKLNFISVGSKFKTQLGELMEKLEQNGTNFIRCIKPNSKMIDRQFEGSLALAQLKCSGTISVLELMEHGYPSRVLFADLYSMYKSVLPPELVSLPARTFCEAMFQSLNLSAKDFKFGITKVFFRPGKFVEFDRIMRSDPENMLAIVAKVKKWLIRSRWVKSALGALCVIKLRNRIIYRNKCVLIAQRIARGFLARKQHRPRYQGIGKINKIRTNTLKTIEIASGLKMGREEIISGVNDIYRQIDDAIKKIKMNPRITQREMDSMYTVVMANMNKLTVDLNTKLKEQQQAEEQERLRKIQEALEAERAAKEAEEQRQREEIENKRLKAEMETRRKAAEAQRLRQEEEDRRAALALQEQLEKEAKDDAKYRQQLEQERRDHELALRLANESNGQVEDSPPVIRNGVNDASPMGPNKLIRSENVRAQQQALGKQKYDLSKWKYSELRDAINTSCDIELLEACRQEFHRRLKVYHAWKAKNRKRTTMDENERAPRSVMEAAFKQPPLVQPIQEIVTAQHRYFRIPFMRANAPDNTKRGLWYAHFDGQWIARQMELHADKPPILLVAGTDDMQMCELSLEETGLTRKRGAEILEHEFNREWERNGGKAYKNLGAAKPNGPAAAMQKQQ, encoded by the exons ATGTTGGAGGACACCCAACTGGTGTGGGTGCGAGATGCCGCCGAGGGCTATATACAGGGTCGGATCACCGAGATCGGCGCCAAGGAGTTCGAGGTTACGCCCACCGATCGCAAGTATCCGAAGCGCACGTGTCACTTCGATGATATCCACTCTTCGTGCGATGGACCCCAGGATCACGATGACAACT GCGAACTCATGCTGCTCAACGAGGCCACATTTCTGGACAATTTGAAAACGCGTTACTACAAAGACAAGATCTAC ACATATGTGGCCAACATACTAATCGCCGTGAATCCGTATCGTGAGATAAAGGAGCTCTACGCACCCGATACCATCAAGAAGTACAATGGTCGTTCCCTGGGTGAACTGCCTCCTCATGTCTTTGCTATTG CGGATAAAGCCATACGCGATATGCGGGTATACAAATTGTCCCAGTCGATCATCGTGTCCGGAGAGTCCGGCGCCGGCAAGACGGAGTCCACCAAATACCTGCTCAAATACCTGTGCTATTCGCACGACAGTGCCGGTCCCATAGAGACCAAGATATTGGATG CCAATCCCGTGCTGGAGGCCTTTGGCAATGCCAAGACAACCAGAAACAACAACTCCTCGCGATTTGGAAAGTTCATTGAGGTGCACTACGATGCCAAGTGCCAGGTGGTCGGTGGTTACATATCGCACTACTTGCTGGAGAAGAGTCGCATCTGTACGCAGAGCGCCGAGGAGCGAAACTATCATGTTTTCTACATGCTCCTCGCCGGAGCTCCGCAGCAGCTGCGCGATAAGCTGAGCTTGGGCAAGCCAGATGATTACAGG TATCTCTCTGGCTGCACACAGTACTTTGCGAACGCCAAGACGGAGCAGCTAATACCGGGCTCACAAAAGTCGAAGAATCACCAGCAGAAGGGTCCACTTAAGGATCCGATTATCGATGATTATCAGCACTTCCACAACCTTGACAAGGCCTTGGGTCGTCTGGGACTCTCGGATACGGAGAAGCTGGGCATCTATTCGCTGGTGGCAGCTGTGCTCCACCTGGGCAACATTGCTTTCGAGGAGATACCCGATGATGTGCGCGGTGGCTGCCAGGTTTCGGAGGCTTCGGAGCAGTCGCTGACTATCACCAGTGGCCTGTTGGGTGTAGATCAAACTGAGCTGCGCACTGCCCTGGTATCCCGAGTGATGCAGAGCAAGGGAGGCGGCTTTAAGGGCACGGTTATCAT GGTTCCTCTAAAGATCTACGAGGCAAGCAATGCTCGGGATGCCTTGGCCAAGGCCATCTACAGTCGACTATTCGATCGCATTGTGGGCCTGATCAACCAGAGCATTCCCTTCCAGGCTTCAAACTTTTACATCGGCGTGCTCGATATTGCTGGATTTGAGTACTTCACGGTGAACTCCTTCGAGCAGTTCTGCATCAACTACTGCAATGAGAAGCTGCAGAAGTTTTTCAACGATAATATATTGAAAAACGAGCAGGAGCTGTACAAACGCGAAGGCCTCAATGTGCCCGAGATCACTTTCACGGATAACCAGGACATCATCGAGCTGATCGAGGCCAAGTCGAATGGCATCTTTACGCTGCTCGACGAGGAGTCCAAGCTTCCGAAGCCCTCGTACTCGCATTTCACCGCCGAGGTGCACAAGTCCTGGGCGAATCACTATCGCCTGGGTCTGCCGAGATCATCGCGACTAAAGGCCCACCGCACTCTGCGCGATGAGGAGGGCTTCCTGGTGCGTCACTTTGCCGGAGCTGTGTGCTACAACACGGAGCAGTTCATTGAGAAGAACAACGACGCCCTGCATGCTTCGCTGGAGGGTTTGGTCCAGGAGTGCGATAATCCCCTGCTGCAGACCCTTTTCCCTTCGGGAAGTAGTACTTCGGTTCGTGGAAAGCTTAACTTTATATCCGTGGGATCTAAGTTCAAGACTCAGCTGGGCGAGCTAATGGAGAAACTGGAGCAGAAC GGCACCAACTTCATACGCTGCATCAAGCCCAACAGCAAGATGATCGACCGACAGTTTGAGGGCAGCCTGGCGCTGGCCCAACTGAAGTGTTCGGGCACAATTTCGGTGCTGGAACTCATGGAGCACGGTTATCCATCGCGTGTTCTCTTTGCCGATCTCTACAGCATGTACAAATCGGTGCTGCCGCCGGAACTTGTTTCACTGCCGGCGCGCACCTTCTGCGAAGCCATGTTCCAGTCCCTCAATCTGAGCGCCAAGGACTTCAAGTTCGGTATCACCAAGGTCTTCTTCCGGCCTGGTAAATTCGTGGAGTTCGATCGCATCATGCGCTCTGATCCGGAGAATATGCTGGCCATAGTGGCCAAGGTCAAGAAGTGGCTGATTCGATCGCGTTGGGTCAAGTCCGCTCTGGGAGCCCTCTGCGTGATCAAGC TGCGTAATCGAATCATCTACCGCAACAAGTGTGTTCTAATAGCCCAGCGTATTGCACGTGGTTTCCTGGCCCGGAAGCAGCATCGCCCACGCTACCAGGGTATTGGCAAGATCAACAAGATCCGGACTAACACCCTCAAGACAATCGAAATAGCAAGTGGACTGAAGATGGGTCGTGAAGAGATTATTAGCGGGGTAAACGATATCTATAGGCAGATCGATGATGCCATCAAGAAAATCAAG ATGAATCCACGCATTACTCAACGGGAAATGGACTCGATGTACACCGTGGTCATGGCCAACATGAACAAGCTAACAGTTGATCTGAACACCAAGCTTAAGGAGCAGCAACAGGCCGAGGAGCAGGAGCGTCTGCGCAAGATCCAAGAGGCCCTGGAGGCCGAGCGGGCCGCcaaggaggcggaggagcagcGCCAGCGCGAGGAAATCGAAAACAAGCGACT AAAAGCGGAGATGGAAACACGACGAAAGGCAGCGGAAGCTCAGCGCCTGCGTCAAGAGGAGGAGGATAGACGTGCCGCCTTGGCGCTGCAGGAGCAGTTGGAAAAGGAAGCCAAGGATGATGCCAAATACCGGCAGCAGCTCGAACAGGAACGTCGCGATCACGAGTTGGCCCTGCGTTTGGCCAACGAGTCCAATGGCCAGGTGGAGGATAGTCCACCAGTTATACGCAA TGGTGTCAATGACGCGTCTCCCATGGGCCCAAACAAATTGATCAG ATCCGAAAATGTTCGAGCCCAACAACAGGCCCTGGGCAAGCAGAAGTACGACTTGTCCAAGTGGAAGTACTCGGAGCTGCGTGATGCTATCAACACGTCCTGTGATATTGAGCTGCTGGAG GCCTGCCGTCAGGAGTTCCATCGCCGCTTGAAGGTGTACCACGCCTGGAAGGCAAAGAACCGCAAGCGCACCACCATGGATGAAAACGAGCGTGCGCCACGCAGCGTTATGGAAGCTG CCTTCAAGCAGCCGCCTTTGGTTCAGCCAATCCAGGAGATTGTGACCGCCCAGCATCGCTACTTCCGGATTCCCTTCATGCGAGCCAATGCGCCGGACAACA CCAAGCGCGGCCTGTGGTATGCCCACTTTGATGGCCAGTGGATCGCACGCCAGATGGAACTGCATGCGGACAAGCCGCCAATTCTACTGGTAGCCGGAACGGACGACATGCAGATGTGCGAACTGAGCCTGGAGGAGACGGGTCTGACGCGCAAGCGCGGCGCCGAGATCCTGGAGCACGAGTTCAATCGCGAATGGGAGCGCAACGGGGGCAAGGCTTATAAGAATTTGGGTGCGGCAAAACCGAATGGGCCGGCTGCAGCAATGCAGAAACAACAGTAG
- the jar gene encoding jaguar, isoform H: MLEDTQLVWVRDAAEGYIQGRITEIGAKEFEVTPTDRKYPKRTCHFDDIHSSCDGPQDHDDNCELMLLNEATFLDNLKTRYYKDKIYTYVANILIAVNPYREIKELYAPDTIKKYNGRSLGELPPHVFAIADKAIRDMRVYKLSQSIIVSGESGAGKTESTKYLLKYLCYSHDSAGPIETKILDANPVLEAFGNAKTTRNNNSSRFGKFIEVHYDAKCQVVGGYISHYLLEKSRICTQSAEERNYHVFYMLLAGAPQQLRDKLSLGKPDDYRYLSGCTQYFANAKTEQLIPGSQKSKNHQQKGPLKDPIIDDYQHFHNLDKALGRLGLSDTEKLGIYSLVAAVLHLGNIAFEEIPDDVRGGCQVSEASEQSLTITSGLLGVDQTELRTALVSRVMQSKGGGFKGTVIMVPLKIYEASNARDALAKAIYSRLFDRIVGLINQSIPFQASNFYIGVLDIAGFEYFTVNSFEQFCINYCNEKLQKFFNDNILKNEQELYKREGLNVPEITFTDNQDIIELIEAKSNGIFTLLDEESKLPKPSYSHFTAEVHKSWANHYRLGLPRSSRLKAHRTLRDEEGFLVRHFAGAVCYNTEQFIEKNNDALHASLEGLVQECDNPLLQTLFPSGSSTSVRGKLNFISVGSKFKTQLGELMEKLEQNGTNFIRCIKPNSKMIDRQFEGSLALAQLKCSGTISVLELMEHGYPSRVLFADLYSMYKSVLPPELVSLPARTFCEAMFQSLNLSAKDFKFGITKVFFRPGKFVEFDRIMRSDPENMLAIVAKVKKWLIRSRWVKSALGALCVIKLRNRIIYRNKCVLIAQRIARGFLARKQHRPRYQGIGKINKIRTNTLKTIEIASGLKMGREEIISGVNDIYRQIDDAIKKIKMNPRITQREMDSMYTVVMANMNKLTVDLNTKLKEQQQAEEQERLRKIQEALEAERAAKEAEEQRQREEIENKRLKAEMETRRKAAEAQRLRQEEEDRRAALALQEQLEKEAKDDAKYRQQLEQERRDHELALRLANESNGQVEDSPPVIRNGVNDASPMGPNKLISFSQVVSNIASRYLNKSENVRAQQQALGKQKYDLSKWKYSELRDAINTSCDIELLEACRQEFHRRLKVYHAWKAKNRKRTTMDENERAPRSVMEAAFKQPPLVQPIQEIVTAQHRYFRIPFMRANAPDNTKRGLWYAHFDGQWIARQMELHADKPPILLVAGTDDMQMCELSLEETGLTRKRGAEILEHEFNREWERNGGKAYKNLGAAKPNGPAAAMQKQQ; this comes from the exons ATGTTGGAGGACACCCAACTGGTGTGGGTGCGAGATGCCGCCGAGGGCTATATACAGGGTCGGATCACCGAGATCGGCGCCAAGGAGTTCGAGGTTACGCCCACCGATCGCAAGTATCCGAAGCGCACGTGTCACTTCGATGATATCCACTCTTCGTGCGATGGACCCCAGGATCACGATGACAACT GCGAACTCATGCTGCTCAACGAGGCCACATTTCTGGACAATTTGAAAACGCGTTACTACAAAGACAAGATCTAC ACATATGTGGCCAACATACTAATCGCCGTGAATCCGTATCGTGAGATAAAGGAGCTCTACGCACCCGATACCATCAAGAAGTACAATGGTCGTTCCCTGGGTGAACTGCCTCCTCATGTCTTTGCTATTG CGGATAAAGCCATACGCGATATGCGGGTATACAAATTGTCCCAGTCGATCATCGTGTCCGGAGAGTCCGGCGCCGGCAAGACGGAGTCCACCAAATACCTGCTCAAATACCTGTGCTATTCGCACGACAGTGCCGGTCCCATAGAGACCAAGATATTGGATG CCAATCCCGTGCTGGAGGCCTTTGGCAATGCCAAGACAACCAGAAACAACAACTCCTCGCGATTTGGAAAGTTCATTGAGGTGCACTACGATGCCAAGTGCCAGGTGGTCGGTGGTTACATATCGCACTACTTGCTGGAGAAGAGTCGCATCTGTACGCAGAGCGCCGAGGAGCGAAACTATCATGTTTTCTACATGCTCCTCGCCGGAGCTCCGCAGCAGCTGCGCGATAAGCTGAGCTTGGGCAAGCCAGATGATTACAGG TATCTCTCTGGCTGCACACAGTACTTTGCGAACGCCAAGACGGAGCAGCTAATACCGGGCTCACAAAAGTCGAAGAATCACCAGCAGAAGGGTCCACTTAAGGATCCGATTATCGATGATTATCAGCACTTCCACAACCTTGACAAGGCCTTGGGTCGTCTGGGACTCTCGGATACGGAGAAGCTGGGCATCTATTCGCTGGTGGCAGCTGTGCTCCACCTGGGCAACATTGCTTTCGAGGAGATACCCGATGATGTGCGCGGTGGCTGCCAGGTTTCGGAGGCTTCGGAGCAGTCGCTGACTATCACCAGTGGCCTGTTGGGTGTAGATCAAACTGAGCTGCGCACTGCCCTGGTATCCCGAGTGATGCAGAGCAAGGGAGGCGGCTTTAAGGGCACGGTTATCAT GGTTCCTCTAAAGATCTACGAGGCAAGCAATGCTCGGGATGCCTTGGCCAAGGCCATCTACAGTCGACTATTCGATCGCATTGTGGGCCTGATCAACCAGAGCATTCCCTTCCAGGCTTCAAACTTTTACATCGGCGTGCTCGATATTGCTGGATTTGAGTACTTCACGGTGAACTCCTTCGAGCAGTTCTGCATCAACTACTGCAATGAGAAGCTGCAGAAGTTTTTCAACGATAATATATTGAAAAACGAGCAGGAGCTGTACAAACGCGAAGGCCTCAATGTGCCCGAGATCACTTTCACGGATAACCAGGACATCATCGAGCTGATCGAGGCCAAGTCGAATGGCATCTTTACGCTGCTCGACGAGGAGTCCAAGCTTCCGAAGCCCTCGTACTCGCATTTCACCGCCGAGGTGCACAAGTCCTGGGCGAATCACTATCGCCTGGGTCTGCCGAGATCATCGCGACTAAAGGCCCACCGCACTCTGCGCGATGAGGAGGGCTTCCTGGTGCGTCACTTTGCCGGAGCTGTGTGCTACAACACGGAGCAGTTCATTGAGAAGAACAACGACGCCCTGCATGCTTCGCTGGAGGGTTTGGTCCAGGAGTGCGATAATCCCCTGCTGCAGACCCTTTTCCCTTCGGGAAGTAGTACTTCGGTTCGTGGAAAGCTTAACTTTATATCCGTGGGATCTAAGTTCAAGACTCAGCTGGGCGAGCTAATGGAGAAACTGGAGCAGAAC GGCACCAACTTCATACGCTGCATCAAGCCCAACAGCAAGATGATCGACCGACAGTTTGAGGGCAGCCTGGCGCTGGCCCAACTGAAGTGTTCGGGCACAATTTCGGTGCTGGAACTCATGGAGCACGGTTATCCATCGCGTGTTCTCTTTGCCGATCTCTACAGCATGTACAAATCGGTGCTGCCGCCGGAACTTGTTTCACTGCCGGCGCGCACCTTCTGCGAAGCCATGTTCCAGTCCCTCAATCTGAGCGCCAAGGACTTCAAGTTCGGTATCACCAAGGTCTTCTTCCGGCCTGGTAAATTCGTGGAGTTCGATCGCATCATGCGCTCTGATCCGGAGAATATGCTGGCCATAGTGGCCAAGGTCAAGAAGTGGCTGATTCGATCGCGTTGGGTCAAGTCCGCTCTGGGAGCCCTCTGCGTGATCAAGC TGCGTAATCGAATCATCTACCGCAACAAGTGTGTTCTAATAGCCCAGCGTATTGCACGTGGTTTCCTGGCCCGGAAGCAGCATCGCCCACGCTACCAGGGTATTGGCAAGATCAACAAGATCCGGACTAACACCCTCAAGACAATCGAAATAGCAAGTGGACTGAAGATGGGTCGTGAAGAGATTATTAGCGGGGTAAACGATATCTATAGGCAGATCGATGATGCCATCAAGAAAATCAAG ATGAATCCACGCATTACTCAACGGGAAATGGACTCGATGTACACCGTGGTCATGGCCAACATGAACAAGCTAACAGTTGATCTGAACACCAAGCTTAAGGAGCAGCAACAGGCCGAGGAGCAGGAGCGTCTGCGCAAGATCCAAGAGGCCCTGGAGGCCGAGCGGGCCGCcaaggaggcggaggagcagcGCCAGCGCGAGGAAATCGAAAACAAGCGACT AAAAGCGGAGATGGAAACACGACGAAAGGCAGCGGAAGCTCAGCGCCTGCGTCAAGAGGAGGAGGATAGACGTGCCGCCTTGGCGCTGCAGGAGCAGTTGGAAAAGGAAGCCAAGGATGATGCCAAATACCGGCAGCAGCTCGAACAGGAACGTCGCGATCACGAGTTGGCCCTGCGTTTGGCCAACGAGTCCAATGGCCAGGTGGAGGATAGTCCACCAGTTATACGCAA TGGTGTCAATGACGCGTCTCCCATGGGCCCAAACAAATTGATCAG TTTTTCACAAGTTGTGTCAAACATTGCTTCGCGGTACTTGAATAA ATCCGAAAATGTTCGAGCCCAACAACAGGCCCTGGGCAAGCAGAAGTACGACTTGTCCAAGTGGAAGTACTCGGAGCTGCGTGATGCTATCAACACGTCCTGTGATATTGAGCTGCTGGAG GCCTGCCGTCAGGAGTTCCATCGCCGCTTGAAGGTGTACCACGCCTGGAAGGCAAAGAACCGCAAGCGCACCACCATGGATGAAAACGAGCGTGCGCCACGCAGCGTTATGGAAGCTG CCTTCAAGCAGCCGCCTTTGGTTCAGCCAATCCAGGAGATTGTGACCGCCCAGCATCGCTACTTCCGGATTCCCTTCATGCGAGCCAATGCGCCGGACAACA CCAAGCGCGGCCTGTGGTATGCCCACTTTGATGGCCAGTGGATCGCACGCCAGATGGAACTGCATGCGGACAAGCCGCCAATTCTACTGGTAGCCGGAACGGACGACATGCAGATGTGCGAACTGAGCCTGGAGGAGACGGGTCTGACGCGCAAGCGCGGCGCCGAGATCCTGGAGCACGAGTTCAATCGCGAATGGGAGCGCAACGGGGGCAAGGCTTATAAGAATTTGGGTGCGGCAAAACCGAATGGGCCGGCTGCAGCAATGCAGAAACAACAGTAG
- the jar gene encoding jaguar, isoform N, producing MLEDTQLVWVRDAAEGYIQGRITEIGAKEFEVTPTDRKYPKRTCHFDDIHSSCDGPQDHDDNCELMLLNEATFLDNLKTRYYKDKIYTYVANILIAVNPYREIKELYAPDTIKKYNGRSLGELPPHVFAIADKAIRDMRVYKLSQSIIVSGESGAGKTESTKYLLKYLCYSHDSAGPIETKILDANPVLEAFGNAKTTRNNNSSRFGKFIEVHYDAKCQVVGGYISHYLLEKSRICTQSAEERNYHVFYMLLAGAPQQLRDKLSLGKPDDYRYLSGCTQYFANAKTEQLIPGSQKSKNHQQKGPLKDPIIDDYQHFHNLDKALGRLGLSDTEKLGIYSLVAAVLHLGNIAFEEIPDDVRGGCQVSEASEQSLTITSGLLGVDQTELRTALVSRVMQSKGGGFKGTVIMVPLKIYEASNARDALAKAIYSRLFDRIVGLINQSIPFQASNFYIGVLDIAGFEYFTVNSFEQFCINYCNEKLQKFFNDNILKNEQELYKREGLNVPEITFTDNQDIIELIEAKSNGIFTLLDEESKLPKPSYSHFTAEVHKSWANHYRLGLPRSSRLKAHRTLRDEEGFLVRHFAGAVCYNTEQFIEKNNDALHASLEGLVQECDNPLLQTLFPSGSSTSVRGKLNFISVGSKFKTQLGELMEKLEQNGTNFIRCIKPNSKMIDRQFEGSLALAQLKCSGTISVLELMEHGYPSRVLFADLYSMYKSVLPPELVSLPARTFCEAMFQSLNLSAKDFKFGITKVFFRPGKFVEFDRIMRSDPENMLAIVAKVKKWLIRSRWVKSALGALCVIKLRNRIIYRNKCVLIAQRIARGFLARKQHRPRYQGIGKINKIRTNTLKTIEIASGLKMGREEIISGVNDIYRQIDDAIKKIKMNPRITQREMDSMYTVVMANMNKLTVDLNTKLKEQQQAEEQERLRKIQEALEAERAAKEAEEQRQREEIENKRLKAEMETRRKAAEAQRLRQEEEDRRAALALQEQLEKEAKDDAKYRQQLEQERRDHELALRLANESNGQVEDSPPVIRKSENVRAQQQALGKQKYDLSKWKYSELRDAINTSCDIELLEACRQEFHRRLKVYHAWKAKNRKRTTMDENERAPRSVMEAAFKQPPLVQPIQEIVTAQHRYFRIPFMRANAPDNTKRGLWYAHFDGQWIARQMELHADKPPILLVAGTDDMQMCELSLEETGLTRKRGAEILEHEFNREWERNGGKAYKNLGAAKPNGPAAAMQKQQ from the exons ATGTTGGAGGACACCCAACTGGTGTGGGTGCGAGATGCCGCCGAGGGCTATATACAGGGTCGGATCACCGAGATCGGCGCCAAGGAGTTCGAGGTTACGCCCACCGATCGCAAGTATCCGAAGCGCACGTGTCACTTCGATGATATCCACTCTTCGTGCGATGGACCCCAGGATCACGATGACAACT GCGAACTCATGCTGCTCAACGAGGCCACATTTCTGGACAATTTGAAAACGCGTTACTACAAAGACAAGATCTAC ACATATGTGGCCAACATACTAATCGCCGTGAATCCGTATCGTGAGATAAAGGAGCTCTACGCACCCGATACCATCAAGAAGTACAATGGTCGTTCCCTGGGTGAACTGCCTCCTCATGTCTTTGCTATTG CGGATAAAGCCATACGCGATATGCGGGTATACAAATTGTCCCAGTCGATCATCGTGTCCGGAGAGTCCGGCGCCGGCAAGACGGAGTCCACCAAATACCTGCTCAAATACCTGTGCTATTCGCACGACAGTGCCGGTCCCATAGAGACCAAGATATTGGATG CCAATCCCGTGCTGGAGGCCTTTGGCAATGCCAAGACAACCAGAAACAACAACTCCTCGCGATTTGGAAAGTTCATTGAGGTGCACTACGATGCCAAGTGCCAGGTGGTCGGTGGTTACATATCGCACTACTTGCTGGAGAAGAGTCGCATCTGTACGCAGAGCGCCGAGGAGCGAAACTATCATGTTTTCTACATGCTCCTCGCCGGAGCTCCGCAGCAGCTGCGCGATAAGCTGAGCTTGGGCAAGCCAGATGATTACAGG TATCTCTCTGGCTGCACACAGTACTTTGCGAACGCCAAGACGGAGCAGCTAATACCGGGCTCACAAAAGTCGAAGAATCACCAGCAGAAGGGTCCACTTAAGGATCCGATTATCGATGATTATCAGCACTTCCACAACCTTGACAAGGCCTTGGGTCGTCTGGGACTCTCGGATACGGAGAAGCTGGGCATCTATTCGCTGGTGGCAGCTGTGCTCCACCTGGGCAACATTGCTTTCGAGGAGATACCCGATGATGTGCGCGGTGGCTGCCAGGTTTCGGAGGCTTCGGAGCAGTCGCTGACTATCACCAGTGGCCTGTTGGGTGTAGATCAAACTGAGCTGCGCACTGCCCTGGTATCCCGAGTGATGCAGAGCAAGGGAGGCGGCTTTAAGGGCACGGTTATCAT GGTTCCTCTAAAGATCTACGAGGCAAGCAATGCTCGGGATGCCTTGGCCAAGGCCATCTACAGTCGACTATTCGATCGCATTGTGGGCCTGATCAACCAGAGCATTCCCTTCCAGGCTTCAAACTTTTACATCGGCGTGCTCGATATTGCTGGATTTGAGTACTTCACGGTGAACTCCTTCGAGCAGTTCTGCATCAACTACTGCAATGAGAAGCTGCAGAAGTTTTTCAACGATAATATATTGAAAAACGAGCAGGAGCTGTACAAACGCGAAGGCCTCAATGTGCCCGAGATCACTTTCACGGATAACCAGGACATCATCGAGCTGATCGAGGCCAAGTCGAATGGCATCTTTACGCTGCTCGACGAGGAGTCCAAGCTTCCGAAGCCCTCGTACTCGCATTTCACCGCCGAGGTGCACAAGTCCTGGGCGAATCACTATCGCCTGGGTCTGCCGAGATCATCGCGACTAAAGGCCCACCGCACTCTGCGCGATGAGGAGGGCTTCCTGGTGCGTCACTTTGCCGGAGCTGTGTGCTACAACACGGAGCAGTTCATTGAGAAGAACAACGACGCCCTGCATGCTTCGCTGGAGGGTTTGGTCCAGGAGTGCGATAATCCCCTGCTGCAGACCCTTTTCCCTTCGGGAAGTAGTACTTCGGTTCGTGGAAAGCTTAACTTTATATCCGTGGGATCTAAGTTCAAGACTCAGCTGGGCGAGCTAATGGAGAAACTGGAGCAGAAC GGCACCAACTTCATACGCTGCATCAAGCCCAACAGCAAGATGATCGACCGACAGTTTGAGGGCAGCCTGGCGCTGGCCCAACTGAAGTGTTCGGGCACAATTTCGGTGCTGGAACTCATGGAGCACGGTTATCCATCGCGTGTTCTCTTTGCCGATCTCTACAGCATGTACAAATCGGTGCTGCCGCCGGAACTTGTTTCACTGCCGGCGCGCACCTTCTGCGAAGCCATGTTCCAGTCCCTCAATCTGAGCGCCAAGGACTTCAAGTTCGGTATCACCAAGGTCTTCTTCCGGCCTGGTAAATTCGTGGAGTTCGATCGCATCATGCGCTCTGATCCGGAGAATATGCTGGCCATAGTGGCCAAGGTCAAGAAGTGGCTGATTCGATCGCGTTGGGTCAAGTCCGCTCTGGGAGCCCTCTGCGTGATCAAGC TGCGTAATCGAATCATCTACCGCAACAAGTGTGTTCTAATAGCCCAGCGTATTGCACGTGGTTTCCTGGCCCGGAAGCAGCATCGCCCACGCTACCAGGGTATTGGCAAGATCAACAAGATCCGGACTAACACCCTCAAGACAATCGAAATAGCAAGTGGACTGAAGATGGGTCGTGAAGAGATTATTAGCGGGGTAAACGATATCTATAGGCAGATCGATGATGCCATCAAGAAAATCAAG ATGAATCCACGCATTACTCAACGGGAAATGGACTCGATGTACACCGTGGTCATGGCCAACATGAACAAGCTAACAGTTGATCTGAACACCAAGCTTAAGGAGCAGCAACAGGCCGAGGAGCAGGAGCGTCTGCGCAAGATCCAAGAGGCCCTGGAGGCCGAGCGGGCCGCcaaggaggcggaggagcagcGCCAGCGCGAGGAAATCGAAAACAAGCGACT AAAAGCGGAGATGGAAACACGACGAAAGGCAGCGGAAGCTCAGCGCCTGCGTCAAGAGGAGGAGGATAGACGTGCCGCCTTGGCGCTGCAGGAGCAGTTGGAAAAGGAAGCCAAGGATGATGCCAAATACCGGCAGCAGCTCGAACAGGAACGTCGCGATCACGAGTTGGCCCTGCGTTTGGCCAACGAGTCCAATGGCCAGGTGGAGGATAGTCCACCAGTTATACGCAA ATCCGAAAATGTTCGAGCCCAACAACAGGCCCTGGGCAAGCAGAAGTACGACTTGTCCAAGTGGAAGTACTCGGAGCTGCGTGATGCTATCAACACGTCCTGTGATATTGAGCTGCTGGAG GCCTGCCGTCAGGAGTTCCATCGCCGCTTGAAGGTGTACCACGCCTGGAAGGCAAAGAACCGCAAGCGCACCACCATGGATGAAAACGAGCGTGCGCCACGCAGCGTTATGGAAGCTG CCTTCAAGCAGCCGCCTTTGGTTCAGCCAATCCAGGAGATTGTGACCGCCCAGCATCGCTACTTCCGGATTCCCTTCATGCGAGCCAATGCGCCGGACAACA CCAAGCGCGGCCTGTGGTATGCCCACTTTGATGGCCAGTGGATCGCACGCCAGATGGAACTGCATGCGGACAAGCCGCCAATTCTACTGGTAGCCGGAACGGACGACATGCAGATGTGCGAACTGAGCCTGGAGGAGACGGGTCTGACGCGCAAGCGCGGCGCCGAGATCCTGGAGCACGAGTTCAATCGCGAATGGGAGCGCAACGGGGGCAAGGCTTATAAGAATTTGGGTGCGGCAAAACCGAATGGGCCGGCTGCAGCAATGCAGAAACAACAGTAG